A genomic region of Notamacropus eugenii isolate mMacEug1 chromosome 3, mMacEug1.pri_v2, whole genome shotgun sequence contains the following coding sequences:
- the SOSTDC1 gene encoding sclerostin domain-containing protein 1, which yields MQLPTVPGALVLLACVLARGGCGFKNDATELLYSHVVKAAAGSSGGAPAIGLGGSGNSSALNQARHGGRLPGSGATSGLEARSSRVQVGCRELRSTKYISDGQCTSINPLKELVCAGECLPLPVLPNWIGGSFGTKYWSRRSSQEWRCVNDKTRTQRIQLQCQDGSTRTYKITVVTACKCKRYTRQHNESSHNYESMSPAKPAQHHKERKRASKASKHSLS from the exons ATGCAGCTGCCCACAGTCCCCGGAGCGCTGGTGCTCCTGGCGTGTGTCCTCGCCCGAGGCGGCTGTGGGTTCAAGAACGACGCCACCGAGCTCCTGTACTCTCACGTGGTGAAGGCGGCTGCGGGGTCGTCTGGGGGAGCCCCGGCCATCGGCCTCGGAGGCAGCGGGAACAGCAGTGCCCTGAATCAGGCTCGCCACGGCGGCCGCCTACCGGGCAGCGGTGCCACCTCGGGGCTGGAGGCGCGGAGCA GCCGAGTTCAGGTTGGCTGCCGAGAGCTGCGCTCTACCAAATACATTTCTGATGGCCAATGTACCAGCATCAATCCCCTCAAGGAGCTGGTGTGTGCTGGGGAGTGTTTGCCACTCCCAGTACTCCCCAATTGGATCGGAGGAAGCTTTGGCACTAAATACTGGAGCCGAAGGAGCTCCCAGGAATGGCGGTGTGTCAATGACAAGACCCGCACCCAGAGGATCCAACTCCAGTGTCAGGATGGAAGCACTCGGACCTACAAGATCACCGTGGTCACCGCTTGCAAGTGCAAGAGGTACACTCGGCAGCACAATGAGTCCAGCCACAACTACGAGAGCATGTCACCCGCAAAACCTGCACAGCATCACAAGGAGAGGAAACGAGCCAGCAAAGCTAGCAAGCACAGCCTGAGCTAG